A section of the Salminus brasiliensis chromosome 10, fSalBra1.hap2, whole genome shotgun sequence genome encodes:
- the syncripl gene encoding synaptotagmin binding, cytoplasmic RNA interacting protein, like isoform X6, with the protein MATEHINGNGTEEPMETSAAVTHSEHFQTLLDAGLPRKVAVKLDEIYIAGLVSHSDLDDRAIEALKEFNEEGALQVLLQFKDSDLSHVQNKSAFLCGVMKTYRQREKQGTKVSDSNKGPDEAKIKALLERTGYTLDVTTGQRKYGGPPPESTHSGAQPSVGTEIFVGKIPRDLFEDELVPLFEKAGPIWDLRLMMDPLSGLNRGYAFVTFCTKEAAQEAVKLCNNNEIRPGKHIGVCISVANNRLFVGSIPKSKTKEQIVDEFAKVTEGLNDVILYHQPDDKKKNRGFCFLEYEDHKTAAQARRRLMSGKVKVWGNVVTVEWADPIEDPDPEVMAKVKVLFVRNLASTVSEELLEKTFSQFGKLERVKKLKDYAFIHFEERDGAVKALAEMNGKDLEGEQIEIVFAKPPDQKRKERKAQRQAAKTQMYDDYYYYGPPHMPPPTRARGRGGRGGFSYPHDYYGYENYYDYYGYDYHNYRGGYEDPYYGYEDFQARGRGGRGNRGSTLSRGRGAATARGRASFSQRGGPGSSRGARGSRGGTQQRGRVQGKGVEAGPDQLQ; encoded by the exons ATGGCCACAGAGCATATAAATGGAAACGGTACTGAAGAACCAATGGAGACTTCGGCTGCAGTTACCCATTCAGAACACTTCCAGACATTATTAGACGCTGGGTTACCTAGAAAAGTTGCTGTCAAACTAGATGAAATTTACATAGCAG GTCTGGTCTCGCACAGTGATCTTGATGATCGGGCAATTGAAGCTCTAAAGGAATTCAACGAAGAAGGTGCTCTGCAAGTCCTCCTGCAGTTTAAAGACAGTGACCTTTCACATGTTCAG aacaAAAGTGCCTTTCTCTGTGGAGTTATGAAGACATACAGGCAGAGGGAGAAGCAGGGGACCAAAGTGTCAGATTCTAATAAAGGACCAGATGAGGCAAAAATCAAA GCTTTGCTTGAGAGAACTGGATACACACTTGATGTGACAACAGGTCAGAGGAAGTATGGTGGTCCCCCTCCAGAATCAACCCACTCAGGTGCACAACCCTCAGTTGGCACAGAG ATTTTTGTGGGGAAAATCCCAAGAGATCTCTTTGAGGATGAGCTAGTCCCCCTGTTTGAAAAGGCAGGGCCCATATGGGACTTGCGTCTTATGATGGACCCCCTCAGTGGCCTGAACAGGGGTTATGCCTTTGTCACTTTTTGCACTAAAGAGGCTGCTCAGGAGGCAGTTAAATTG TGTAACAACAATGAGATACGCCCTGGCAAACACATTGGCGTGTGCATCTCTGTCGCCAATAATAGACTGTTTGTGGGATCCATCCCCAAGAGCAAAACCAAGGAGCAGATAGTTGATGAATTTGCCAAAGTTACAG AGGGGCTGAATGATGTCATTTTATACCATCAGCCTGATGACAAGAAGAAAAATAGAGGCTTCTGCTTTTTGGAATATGAGGATCACAAAACGGCAGCACAAGCACGGCGCAGGTTGATGAGTGGCAAGGTGAAGGTGTGGGGAAACGTGGTTACCGTTGAATGGGCCGATCCCATTGAAGACCCTGACCCAGAGGTCATGGCAAAG GTTAAAGTACTTTTTGTAAGAAACCTTGCAAGCACTGTATCAGAAGAGCTCTTAGAAAAGACATTCAGCCAGTTTGGCAAGCTGGAGAGGGTCAAGAAGCTTAAAGATTATGCCTTTATTCACTTTGAGGAAAGAGATGGTGCTGTTAAG GCCTTAGCTGAAATGAATGGGAAAGACTTGGAAGGCGAACAAATCGAAATTGTCTTTGCAAAACCACCTGATCAGAAGAGGAAGGAGCGGAAAGCTCAGAGACAAGCAGCTAAGACTCAGAT gtatgatgattattattactatgGCCCAccacacatgcctcctccaacgagagcaagaggaagaggaggcagGGGAGGCTTTTCATATCCCCACGACTACTACGGCTACGAGAATTACTATGATTACTACGGCTATGACTATCACAACTACAGAGGAGGCTATGAAGATCCGTACTATGGCTATGAAGACTTTCAAGCCCGAGGAAGAGGTGGTCGTGGAAACCGTGGTTCCACACTCTCCCGGGGGCGTGGAGCAGCCACGGCCAGAGGAAGAGCAAGTTTCTCCCAGCGCGGAGGCCCAGGATCCAGCAGAGGTGCTCGTGGGTCCAGAGGAGGAACTCAGCAGAGAGGCCGTGTG cAGGGAAAGGGGGTCGAGGCTGGTCCTGACCAGTTACAGTGA
- the syncripl gene encoding synaptotagmin binding, cytoplasmic RNA interacting protein, like isoform X4: protein MATEHINGNGTEEPMETSAAVTHSEHFQTLLDAGLPRKVAVKLDEIYIAGLVSHSDLDDRAIEALKEFNEEGALQVLLQFKDSDLSHVQNKSAFLCGVMKTYRQREKQGTKVSDSNKGPDEAKIKALLERTGYTLDVTTGQRKYGGPPPESTHSGAQPSVGTEIFVGKIPRDLFEDELVPLFEKAGPIWDLRLMMDPLSGLNRGYAFVTFCTKEAAQEAVKLCNNNEIRPGKHIGVCISVANNRLFVGSIPKSKTKEQIVDEFAKVTEGLNDVILYHQPDDKKKNRGFCFLEYEDHKTAAQARRRLMSGKVKVWGNVVTVEWADPIEDPDPEVMAKVKVLFVRNLASTVSEELLEKTFSQFGKLERVKKLKDYAFIHFEERDGAVKALAEMNGKDLEGEQIEIVFAKPPDQKRKERKAQRQAAKTQMHFWDSPRYDDYYYYGPPHMPPPTRARGRGGRGGFSYPHDYYGYENYYDYYGYDYHNYRGGYEDPYYGYEDFQARGRGGRGNRGSTLSRGRGAATARGRASFSQRGGPGSSRGARGSRGGTQQRGRVQGKGVEAGPDQLQ, encoded by the exons ATGGCCACAGAGCATATAAATGGAAACGGTACTGAAGAACCAATGGAGACTTCGGCTGCAGTTACCCATTCAGAACACTTCCAGACATTATTAGACGCTGGGTTACCTAGAAAAGTTGCTGTCAAACTAGATGAAATTTACATAGCAG GTCTGGTCTCGCACAGTGATCTTGATGATCGGGCAATTGAAGCTCTAAAGGAATTCAACGAAGAAGGTGCTCTGCAAGTCCTCCTGCAGTTTAAAGACAGTGACCTTTCACATGTTCAG aacaAAAGTGCCTTTCTCTGTGGAGTTATGAAGACATACAGGCAGAGGGAGAAGCAGGGGACCAAAGTGTCAGATTCTAATAAAGGACCAGATGAGGCAAAAATCAAA GCTTTGCTTGAGAGAACTGGATACACACTTGATGTGACAACAGGTCAGAGGAAGTATGGTGGTCCCCCTCCAGAATCAACCCACTCAGGTGCACAACCCTCAGTTGGCACAGAG ATTTTTGTGGGGAAAATCCCAAGAGATCTCTTTGAGGATGAGCTAGTCCCCCTGTTTGAAAAGGCAGGGCCCATATGGGACTTGCGTCTTATGATGGACCCCCTCAGTGGCCTGAACAGGGGTTATGCCTTTGTCACTTTTTGCACTAAAGAGGCTGCTCAGGAGGCAGTTAAATTG TGTAACAACAATGAGATACGCCCTGGCAAACACATTGGCGTGTGCATCTCTGTCGCCAATAATAGACTGTTTGTGGGATCCATCCCCAAGAGCAAAACCAAGGAGCAGATAGTTGATGAATTTGCCAAAGTTACAG AGGGGCTGAATGATGTCATTTTATACCATCAGCCTGATGACAAGAAGAAAAATAGAGGCTTCTGCTTTTTGGAATATGAGGATCACAAAACGGCAGCACAAGCACGGCGCAGGTTGATGAGTGGCAAGGTGAAGGTGTGGGGAAACGTGGTTACCGTTGAATGGGCCGATCCCATTGAAGACCCTGACCCAGAGGTCATGGCAAAG GTTAAAGTACTTTTTGTAAGAAACCTTGCAAGCACTGTATCAGAAGAGCTCTTAGAAAAGACATTCAGCCAGTTTGGCAAGCTGGAGAGGGTCAAGAAGCTTAAAGATTATGCCTTTATTCACTTTGAGGAAAGAGATGGTGCTGTTAAG GCCTTAGCTGAAATGAATGGGAAAGACTTGGAAGGCGAACAAATCGAAATTGTCTTTGCAAAACCACCTGATCAGAAGAGGAAGGAGCGGAAAGCTCAGAGACAAGCAGCTAAGACTCAGAT GCATTTCTGGGACTCCCCCAggtatgatgattattattactatgGCCCAccacacatgcctcctccaacgagagcaagaggaagaggaggcagGGGAGGCTTTTCATATCCCCACGACTACTACGGCTACGAGAATTACTATGATTACTACGGCTATGACTATCACAACTACAGAGGAGGCTATGAAGATCCGTACTATGGCTATGAAGACTTTCAAGCCCGAGGAAGAGGTGGTCGTGGAAACCGTGGTTCCACACTCTCCCGGGGGCGTGGAGCAGCCACGGCCAGAGGAAGAGCAAGTTTCTCCCAGCGCGGAGGCCCAGGATCCAGCAGAGGTGCTCGTGGGTCCAGAGGAGGAACTCAGCAGAGAGGCCGTGTG cAGGGAAAGGGGGTCGAGGCTGGTCCTGACCAGTTACAGTGA